A DNA window from Leptolyngbya sp. SIO1E4 contains the following coding sequences:
- a CDS encoding GFA family protein, producing MPETASKNGSCLCGAVTFAVSNFSKKVGACHCSMCRRWGGGPVMAVDCGTDISFKGEENITVYDSSDWAERGFCNKCGSHLFYRLKESNQHYVPVGLFDDQAPFVFDSQVFIDKKPSFYSFANQTNDMTEAEVFEMYALP from the coding sequence ATGCCAGAAACAGCCAGTAAAAACGGAAGTTGCCTATGTGGTGCTGTAACGTTTGCTGTGAGCAATTTCAGTAAAAAGGTAGGCGCATGCCATTGCAGCATGTGTAGAAGATGGGGAGGAGGGCCAGTGATGGCAGTAGACTGCGGCACGGATATTTCATTCAAAGGAGAAGAAAATATTACCGTGTATGACTCGTCAGACTGGGCCGAACGTGGCTTCTGTAATAAATGCGGGAGTCATCTATTTTATCGATTAAAAGAGAGCAATCAGCACTATGTCCCAGTTGGGCTTTTTGATGATCAAGCGCCTTTTGTGTTCGATAGCCAAGTCTTTATTGATAAAAAACCTTCGTTTTACAGCTTTGCAAATCAAACCAATGATATGACCGAAGCTGAGGTCTTTGAAATGTATGCTCTACCATAA
- a CDS encoding SDR family oxidoreductase: MQETAKVLVAGASGYLGGYVTKELLRRGINTKILVRNRNKINIHNEKLEIIEAEVTKPETISDLLADVDVVISTVGITRQKDGLRYMNVDYQANANLLSEAQRANVKRFIYVSVLNGEQLRKLKICEAKERFRGELRSSGLDYTIIRSNEFFSDMADFLKMAKGGKVYLFGDGSLKLNPIHGEDLAKVVVDSISQSPKEINIGGPDLLTQNEIAELALKAYAKPIRIIHLPNWIRKGSLWLVRTFTDSKTYGPIEFFLTTMAMDMNTPQYGEIRLETFFYENAT; encoded by the coding sequence ATGCAAGAAACAGCGAAGGTATTAGTCGCGGGTGCATCAGGTTATTTAGGAGGCTACGTTACAAAAGAACTCCTCAGAAGAGGTATCAATACGAAAATTTTGGTTCGCAACAGGAACAAAATAAATATCCATAACGAAAAATTAGAAATCATTGAAGCTGAAGTCACAAAGCCTGAGACTATATCAGATCTCCTTGCCGATGTTGATGTTGTAATCAGTACTGTTGGTATTACTCGCCAAAAGGATGGCCTGAGGTACATGAACGTGGACTATCAGGCAAATGCAAACTTACTGAGTGAAGCACAGAGAGCCAATGTCAAAAGATTTATTTACGTCTCAGTTTTAAATGGCGAACAACTCCGAAAGTTGAAAATATGCGAAGCAAAAGAACGTTTTCGCGGTGAGTTGAGATCATCAGGACTCGACTACACAATCATCAGATCGAATGAATTCTTTTCTGATATGGCAGATTTTTTAAAGATGGCAAAAGGAGGGAAAGTGTATCTATTCGGCGATGGATCCTTAAAATTAAACCCAATACATGGAGAAGACTTAGCGAAAGTCGTCGTTGATTCAATTAGTCAAAGCCCGAAGGAAATCAACATAGGCGGGCCTGATTTGCTGACTCAAAATGAGATTGCAGAATTAGCTCTAAAAGCCTATGCGAAACCTATAAGAATAATTCATCTACCGAATTGGATAAGAAAAGGTTCGCTATGGCTAGTCCGGACTTTTACTGATTCGAAAACGTATGGCCCAATTGAGTTTTTCTTAACCACCATGGCGATGGATATGAATACACCGCAATACGGAGAGATCAGACTAGAAACTTTTTTCTATGAGAATGCAACGTGA
- a CDS encoding DUF4336 domain-containing protein yields MAYLIDEYIPGTIYIVEYAIRFGGMDLFSRMTIVRLNDGKLWLHSPCKLDALLKSEIDQLGQVAYIIAPGNFHHLYVSDLQADYPNAETFLCPGLEKKRADLSFDWILGNRADPRWELDFEQVVIQGTRIINEVAFLHKPTRTLILVDLLENIGDDYTHEAGLLLRFWWKAVFHMWNNPKPAPEYQLGWGDKEIVRKGLKKILSWDFERIIIAHGNLIEMDAKAVATKAWQNVLKA; encoded by the coding sequence ATGGCCTATTTAATAGATGAGTATATTCCGGGCACGATTTACATTGTGGAGTATGCGATTCGCTTCGGCGGCATGGATCTCTTCAGCCGTATGACAATAGTGAGGCTAAACGACGGCAAACTGTGGCTACATAGCCCGTGCAAATTGGACGCACTCCTCAAATCAGAAATTGATCAACTCGGCCAAGTCGCCTACATCATTGCCCCCGGCAACTTTCACCACCTCTATGTTTCCGATCTCCAAGCCGATTACCCCAACGCTGAAACCTTTCTCTGCCCAGGTCTGGAAAAGAAACGCGCTGATCTCAGTTTTGACTGGATCTTGGGAAACCGAGCCGATCCCCGTTGGGAATTAGATTTCGAGCAGGTCGTTATCCAAGGCACGCGTATTATTAACGAAGTCGCCTTTCTCCACAAACCAACCCGAACACTAATCCTTGTGGATCTCTTGGAGAACATTGGCGATGATTATACACACGAAGCCGGCCTGCTATTGAGATTCTGGTGGAAAGCTGTGTTCCACATGTGGAATAACCCTAAACCCGCACCTGAATATCAGCTGGGATGGGGTGACAAAGAGATCGTGAGAAAAGGGCTGAAAAAAATTCTCTCCTGGGATTTTGAACGTATCATTATTGCACACGGGAACTTGATCGAAATGGATGCAAAGGCGGTAGCGACAAAGGCATGGCAGAATGTGTTGAAAGCCTAG
- a CDS encoding tetratricopeptide repeat protein yields the protein MKINRGVFVSLAIAATVANTGLVFAKPSVPVIMNRDSFVLETESILKVNRATEPVSPMIATLDLDSQTIDQLFEAGDSAQEAGDYIEAEIIWRRLLQRDPDNVSARVRLGEALHRQNRLEEAIQAYQSAIKLAPNFTVAHVNLGGAFADQGDFEAAAASLRQAIEIDPYFMPAYNLLGAILQEQGQLTEAIALTEQAIEIDPHWTVSHVLLGHLRIAQNDFEAATAAFYQALNLTDMPGPRGSTDSLAYVGLGNLALSQGDLEEAASAYRRAADLDPSCVDAHVGLGAVLLTQRRFGDAIVCERRALELDPNEPWAHVNLGAALLAQGRLEEAIAAFHQTLALPNMQGMPASTHTLAHTNLGYVLQLQGKLEEAIEEYRYALQLDANFIPAQNALRAAERLLGGQSFPDD from the coding sequence ATGAAGATTAATCGAGGTGTTTTTGTCAGCCTAGCGATCGCAGCAACGGTTGCAAATACAGGGTTAGTGTTTGCTAAACCATCTGTTCCAGTCATCATGAATCGTGATTCGTTCGTGCTTGAAACAGAGTCAATTCTAAAGGTAAACAGAGCAACTGAACCTGTCTCGCCAATGATTGCAACCCTCGATCTTGACAGTCAGACCATCGACCAATTGTTTGAGGCGGGCGATAGCGCTCAAGAAGCTGGCGATTACATTGAGGCTGAAATCATTTGGCGTCGGTTGCTTCAACGTGATCCTGACAATGTCTCAGCCCGTGTCAGGCTGGGTGAAGCCCTGCATCGTCAGAATCGCTTGGAAGAGGCAATTCAAGCCTATCAATCGGCCATTAAACTAGCCCCTAACTTTACAGTTGCTCATGTCAATTTAGGTGGGGCATTTGCTGACCAGGGTGATTTTGAGGCCGCCGCTGCATCTTTACGTCAGGCCATCGAAATTGACCCTTATTTCATGCCAGCTTACAACCTGTTGGGAGCCATTCTGCAAGAACAGGGGCAGCTGACAGAGGCGATCGCCTTGACAGAGCAGGCCATTGAAATCGACCCCCATTGGACCGTTTCACATGTTTTGTTGGGGCATTTACGCATTGCTCAAAATGACTTCGAAGCAGCAACCGCAGCATTTTACCAAGCGCTTAATCTTACCGACATGCCTGGACCAAGAGGCAGTACCGATTCACTCGCTTACGTCGGGTTAGGAAATCTTGCCCTATCGCAAGGAGACCTTGAGGAAGCAGCCTCAGCCTACCGCCGCGCTGCTGATCTAGACCCTAGCTGTGTGGACGCTCACGTTGGTCTGGGAGCTGTACTTCTGACCCAGAGAAGATTTGGAGACGCGATTGTCTGTGAGCGACGAGCCCTTGAATTGGATCCCAATGAGCCTTGGGCCCATGTCAATCTGGGGGCTGCATTGTTGGCACAGGGTCGCTTAGAAGAGGCGATCGCAGCCTTTCATCAAACATTGGCTTTACCTAATATGCAGGGAATGCCTGCCAGTACTCACACCCTAGCTCATACCAATCTCGGATATGTGCTGCAGTTGCAAGGCAAGCTAGAGGAGGCCATCGAGGAATACAGATATGCGCTTCAACTCGATGCCAACTTCATCCCAGCCCAAAACGCGCTTAGAGCAGCAGAGCGCTTATTAGGAGGACAGTCTTTTCCAGATGATTAA
- a CDS encoding tetratricopeptide repeat protein, translating into MKSVQFYTGFTGFTGLVAAAIWLHGSVGTIPVGRAATLRQNATLTAINLSHEDPAIAPITLAQSNTAQSIDQLFEQGNTALQAGDFVEAEAIWRQVLQIAPDNVAAHMSLGDALYHQARVEEAIASYRDAIELAPNLANAHIKLGIASADQQQLEAAIASFQRAVDLDPNNAFAYNALGWGLIIQGQIDAGIDLLHQALSLPDREGFPVSAHTLVYSNLGMAYARQGQVEEAIVAYRRAIEITPNYVPAHLTLGSLLLEQGEPEAAIATLQEVIQIEPDFIPAYLSLGQILAEQGHLEEALATLQTAIEIQPNSFSAYFLFVALWGEQEEWDDAIDPYQAIAQRIPDNPQVYQTLGILFAMEGNWDEAISHFEKAIQLDPDDVRTYYLLGGSYHEQEQWEAAIENYEKIIQLSPDDADAYHALAIALEFNGDIEAAITAYHKAIEFAPDDPIIYFNLGDLFSNQGRFEEAIHTFRQAIELNPEDEDNYVELGIALAWQGELEEAIANFQKAIQLNPNDAWVYSNLGTALYEQGDWEAAIAQYQKAIQLDPDYEYAHARLGRMLVLQGDWENAIASYQRAIQLDPEDTHTYNSLGEALYNQGKLEEAITHYRQALSLPEERGLVVSAHTFAHNGLGLALQAQGNLEAAVDEFQQAIALDANYVIAHNNLKEVQRRLALRQNPRPATLNEQQFLPSPVDEPLIQILRATPKIISQVLEGTVIETGWVVKREGDTVWIVTTRRAITDPETKHPSEEIEVEFFSELPDEHRPRYVATIEHISDPDDSALNLAVLKVVGVPADIQPHDMYPDDILLNTDVTLIGHPFTVEAPWHVTSGIINHVNADILTIEIPVSEGNLGSPIMNGQGQVLGMVVQIGHDRDIAPSLHEVLPTLRRLQPKTGEIAIAYPINVVLEQLRAWEVMK; encoded by the coding sequence ATGAAAAGCGTACAGTTTTATACCGGATTTACCGGATTTACCGGATTGGTTGCCGCCGCTATTTGGCTGCATGGCAGTGTGGGCACGATACCAGTCGGACGTGCCGCCACCCTTAGGCAAAATGCTACCCTTACCGCCATCAACTTGAGTCATGAAGATCCGGCGATCGCACCGATCACACTGGCTCAAAGCAACACGGCTCAATCCATTGATCAGCTCTTTGAGCAGGGGAATACGGCCCTGCAAGCAGGTGACTTTGTTGAGGCCGAAGCGATTTGGCGTCAGGTGCTTCAGATTGCCCCGGATAATGTAGCCGCTCACATGAGTCTGGGAGATGCGCTATATCATCAAGCCCGAGTAGAAGAGGCCATTGCCTCCTATCGGGATGCGATTGAACTTGCACCTAACCTGGCGAATGCGCACATAAAGCTAGGAATAGCGTCAGCTGACCAACAGCAACTGGAGGCCGCAATTGCATCGTTTCAACGGGCGGTTGACCTGGATCCCAATAACGCTTTTGCCTACAACGCGCTGGGCTGGGGCTTGATTATACAAGGCCAAATAGATGCAGGTATTGACTTACTTCATCAAGCCCTTAGCCTCCCAGATAGAGAGGGATTCCCTGTTAGTGCTCACACCTTGGTGTACTCAAATCTTGGGATGGCGTATGCCAGACAGGGGCAAGTTGAGGAGGCGATTGTCGCCTATCGCCGCGCCATTGAAATTACACCCAACTATGTGCCTGCACATTTAACTCTGGGTTCCTTACTCTTAGAACAGGGAGAACCGGAAGCTGCGATCGCGACACTGCAAGAGGTCATTCAAATAGAGCCCGACTTCATCCCTGCCTACCTCTCACTAGGTCAAATATTGGCTGAACAGGGACACTTGGAGGAGGCTCTTGCAACCCTGCAAACGGCCATTGAGATCCAACCCAATTCCTTCTCTGCCTATTTTCTCTTTGTTGCTTTATGGGGTGAACAGGAAGAGTGGGATGACGCTATAGACCCCTATCAGGCAATCGCTCAACGGATTCCTGACAACCCACAGGTTTACCAAACACTGGGCATCTTATTTGCCATGGAGGGAAACTGGGACGAGGCGATCTCTCACTTCGAAAAAGCTATCCAGTTAGATCCCGACGATGTGAGAACCTATTACCTGTTGGGGGGCTCCTATCACGAGCAAGAGCAATGGGAAGCAGCCATTGAAAATTACGAAAAGATCATTCAACTCAGCCCAGATGATGCTGATGCCTACCATGCTTTGGCCATCGCCCTGGAGTTCAACGGCGATATCGAGGCAGCTATTACGGCTTACCACAAAGCCATCGAATTTGCTCCTGATGATCCCATCATCTACTTCAATTTAGGTGACTTATTTTCGAACCAGGGTCGATTTGAAGAGGCAATTCACACCTTCCGCCAGGCTATTGAACTAAACCCTGAGGATGAAGATAACTATGTTGAGTTAGGTATTGCCCTGGCTTGGCAAGGAGAACTAGAGGAAGCAATTGCGAATTTTCAAAAAGCGATTCAACTCAACCCCAATGATGCTTGGGTCTACAGCAATCTGGGCACAGCCCTATACGAACAGGGAGACTGGGAAGCTGCGATCGCCCAGTACCAAAAGGCAATTCAACTTGACCCTGACTATGAGTATGCCCATGCAAGGTTGGGTAGAATGCTGGTCCTACAAGGCGACTGGGAAAATGCTATTGCCAGCTATCAGAGAGCGATTCAACTTGACCCTGAAGATACCCATACCTATAACAGTCTTGGTGAAGCTCTCTACAATCAGGGCAAGTTAGAGGAGGCTATTACTCATTATCGTCAGGCATTGAGTTTGCCCGAAGAAAGAGGATTAGTCGTCAGTGCTCATACCTTTGCGCACAATGGATTAGGGCTGGCGCTTCAAGCACAAGGGAATCTCGAAGCTGCCGTTGATGAGTTTCAGCAAGCCATTGCTCTAGATGCTAACTATGTCATTGCTCACAACAATCTCAAAGAAGTGCAGCGCCGTTTGGCGCTACGGCAAAATCCACGACCCGCTACGCTAAACGAGCAGCAGTTCCTACCAAGCCCAGTTGATGAACCGTTAATCCAGATCTTACGAGCCACTCCCAAAATCATCTCCCAGGTTCTGGAGGGCACCGTTATCGAGACGGGCTGGGTTGTTAAGCGGGAAGGTGATACCGTTTGGATTGTGACTACCCGACGGGCGATTACGGATCCAGAGACCAAGCACCCCAGTGAAGAGATTGAGGTGGAATTTTTCAGTGAACTGCCTGACGAGCATCGGCCTCGCTATGTAGCCACGATTGAGCACATCAGTGATCCAGATGACTCAGCCCTAAACTTAGCGGTGCTCAAAGTGGTAGGTGTCCCAGCAGATATTCAACCCCATGACATGTATCCCGACGATATTTTGTTGAACACTGACGTCACCTTGATTGGGCATCCCTTCACAGTTGAAGCGCCGTGGCATGTTACATCTGGAATCATTAACCATGTCAACGCTGACATTCTGACGATTGAAATCCCTGTCTCAGAGGGTAATCTGGGGAGTCCGATTATGAATGGCCAAGGGCAGGTTCTTGGCATGGTTGTCCAGATTGGACACGATCGCGACATAGCCCCATCTCTCCACGAGGTTCTCCCTACTCTGAGGAGACTCCAACCCAAGACAGGTGAGATTGCGATCGCTTATCCCATCAATGTTGTGCTGGAACAGCTCCGTGCTTGGGAGGTTATGAAGTAA
- a CDS encoding GNAT family N-acetyltransferase, producing the protein MSQVSDVVIRPMRDDERGTVHAIMRRAFPLVDQWAFSWTPNVLVAEQGGQLLGAIVLKLFALPHNRKGGSVAWVFTAPEARGQGLGQRLVEAGIDFFDRQGCDEILTTVEGFNTSSSKLFATRGFKILSPGAQFQRYGLATFAVWAKISHYFDIGHFLWVRPAATEADKPTWQWWGTIAANALIGLLMLGRLKSSRAIHPAMWLVLPLAILALFGLRHLGMWLAARRQGLTVRFRAWESGFLLSTAIALFFGAMYPLPGGVYPTMHQWRYRDLLPQLGWIALAGTLPVLLVVWGVWMVLQLDIPSPYLKAGLDVILLVGQPLILFDIALPFFPFVSFNGQRLWDWNKSIWTVLTVATIAMFLV; encoded by the coding sequence ATGTCCCAGGTATCCGATGTCGTTATTCGGCCCATGCGAGATGATGAGCGAGGTACTGTGCATGCCATCATGCGCCGAGCTTTCCCGCTTGTCGATCAATGGGCTTTTTCATGGACGCCCAATGTCCTGGTTGCCGAACAGGGTGGGCAACTGCTGGGTGCGATTGTGCTCAAACTATTTGCGCTTCCCCATAATCGTAAAGGGGGTTCGGTTGCTTGGGTGTTCACAGCGCCAGAGGCCCGTGGCCAGGGATTAGGGCAACGTCTTGTTGAGGCGGGAATCGATTTCTTCGATCGCCAAGGTTGTGATGAGATTCTGACCACTGTTGAAGGTTTTAATACTAGTTCCAGTAAGCTATTTGCCACGCGCGGGTTCAAGATACTATCCCCTGGAGCCCAGTTCCAGCGTTACGGCTTGGCGACATTTGCTGTGTGGGCAAAGATCTCTCATTATTTCGATATTGGTCACTTCTTGTGGGTGCGCCCTGCCGCGACGGAAGCCGATAAGCCAACCTGGCAATGGTGGGGCACGATCGCAGCGAACGCTCTGATTGGGTTGTTGATGTTAGGGCGACTCAAAAGTTCTAGAGCGATTCATCCAGCTATGTGGCTGGTTCTACCCCTGGCAATCCTTGCGTTGTTTGGCCTGCGCCATCTAGGTATGTGGCTGGCAGCCCGTAGACAAGGGCTTACGGTGCGGTTTCGTGCATGGGAATCAGGATTTCTGCTTAGCACAGCGATCGCCCTGTTTTTTGGAGCAATGTATCCACTACCCGGTGGCGTCTATCCCACAATGCATCAGTGGCGATATCGAGACTTGCTGCCTCAGTTGGGTTGGATAGCCTTGGCCGGAACACTCCCAGTATTGCTCGTGGTATGGGGAGTCTGGATGGTGCTTCAGCTAGACATACCATCGCCCTACTTGAAGGCTGGGCTGGACGTGATACTCTTAGTGGGCCAGCCGTTGATTCTTTTCGATATTGCCCTGCCGTTTTTCCCCTTTGTCAGTTTCAACGGGCAACGGTTGTGGGACTGGAATAAATCCATCTGGACAGTGCTGACTGTCGCAACTATCGCAATGTTCTTGGTTTAG
- a CDS encoding alpha/beta hydrolase, translating into MTSRTSTPPFLDADGNVLTDSIAEERRVNLGGVEQYVLLRGRSRTAPLLVYVHGGPGGSETPFLRIHNAELENDFLTVYWDQRGTVKSFDARLDPAELTIARMTADLGELIDLLLAEFNQDQVLLVAHSWGTILALEYVAARPETVAAYISISQITNQMANDTESFLWALAEAQARGDAKAIATLETLGPPSYTAKEQMTRDRYLNRLGGIFVEPQSNLDLLWSVLALSEFAWPDFIAFLRGNAFSLEALCPEQQDYDAYKRHPKIEVPIILMLGRSDRVVSPRLGAEYLATLEVPDKELIWFEKSAHMVPFEEPEKFNAAVRQIARQVGLFE; encoded by the coding sequence TTGACGTCGCGAACTAGCACACCTCCTTTCTTGGACGCCGATGGCAACGTTTTGACAGACTCAATTGCTGAGGAACGCCGAGTCAACCTCGGAGGCGTCGAGCAGTATGTGCTACTGAGGGGGCGATCGCGAACCGCGCCGCTTTTGGTATACGTGCACGGTGGCCCAGGTGGTTCGGAAACTCCATTTCTGCGGATCCATAATGCCGAACTAGAAAACGACTTCCTAACCGTGTACTGGGATCAGCGTGGCACGGTAAAGAGTTTTGATGCACGACTTGACCCTGCCGAACTCACGATCGCTCGCATGACCGCTGACTTAGGAGAGCTCATCGACCTGCTCCTCGCAGAATTCAATCAAGATCAGGTGCTCCTGGTTGCCCATTCCTGGGGCACAATCCTGGCCCTGGAATATGTCGCGGCACGCCCAGAGACCGTCGCAGCCTATATCAGCATTAGCCAAATCACGAACCAGATGGCAAACGACACAGAGAGTTTTTTGTGGGCGCTGGCCGAGGCTCAGGCTCGCGGAGACGCTAAGGCGATTGCCACTCTCGAAACACTCGGCCCACCGTCTTACACCGCCAAAGAGCAGATGACTCGAGACCGTTATCTCAATCGGTTGGGCGGCATATTTGTTGAACCGCAATCTAATCTGGATTTGTTGTGGTCTGTTTTAGCACTGTCGGAATTTGCCTGGCCGGATTTCATCGCATTTCTCCGGGGCAATGCTTTTTCGCTCGAGGCGCTATGTCCAGAGCAGCAGGACTACGATGCATATAAGCGGCATCCCAAGATTGAAGTCCCCATTATTTTGATGCTCGGTCGTAGCGATCGCGTGGTTTCTCCTCGCCTTGGAGCTGAATATTTAGCGACCTTGGAGGTACCTGATAAAGAGCTGATCTGGTTCGAGAAATCAGCCCATATGGTCCCGTTTGAGGAGCCCGAAAAGTTCAATGCCGCAGTCAGACAGATTGCCCGACAGGTCGGTTTGTTTGAGTAA
- a CDS encoding flavodoxin family protein translates to MKKVTAFVGTARKKHTYSAVRKFMEHLRSLGDVECEIVALSDYQLGICRGCKQCFEKGEESCPLKDDRDVLIEKMMASDGVIFATPNYVFNVSGIMKVFLDRLGFICHRPRFFGKTFTSIVVQGIYGGSKIVSYLDLVGNALGFSTIKGTCFTALEPMTEQEKQKLDKMLVRHSKRFYKSLVKSNYPVPTWLELIIFRMGRTSMQLELDETSFDYRYYQEKGWFESDYYYPVRLGVLKKAVGSLFDWIQVRRTKNRKSGSALSL, encoded by the coding sequence ATGAAAAAAGTTACTGCGTTCGTTGGAACTGCTCGCAAGAAGCACACATACAGCGCCGTCCGTAAATTCATGGAGCATCTACGATCGCTTGGTGATGTCGAGTGCGAGATCGTTGCTCTCAGCGATTATCAGCTCGGAATCTGTCGGGGGTGTAAGCAGTGCTTCGAGAAGGGTGAGGAGTCCTGTCCCTTGAAGGACGACCGAGATGTGCTCATCGAGAAAATGATGGCGTCTGATGGCGTCATCTTCGCCACACCAAACTATGTATTCAACGTCTCCGGCATCATGAAGGTATTTCTCGACCGGCTTGGCTTTATCTGCCATCGCCCACGCTTCTTCGGGAAGACCTTCACCAGCATCGTTGTCCAAGGAATCTATGGCGGCAGTAAAATCGTCAGCTACCTTGATTTAGTCGGCAACGCCCTGGGTTTCAGTACCATCAAAGGGACTTGCTTTACAGCGCTTGAGCCGATGACAGAGCAGGAAAAACAGAAACTGGACAAGATGCTCGTAAGGCATAGCAAGCGATTCTACAAAAGCTTGGTTAAGTCGAACTATCCAGTGCCAACGTGGCTCGAGCTTATTATTTTCAGAATGGGTCGAACGAGTATGCAACTGGAACTCGATGAGACCAGCTTTGACTACCGATACTACCAAGAAAAGGGCTGGTTCGAATCTGACTATTACTATCCCGTACGCTTGGGCGTCCTGAAGAAGGCAGTCGGCAGTCTTTTTGACTGGATTCAAGTGAGAAGGACGAAAAACCGGAAGAGTGGATCAGCGCTGTCACTTTAG
- a CDS encoding NAD(P)-dependent alcohol dehydrogenase — MKALVYTKYGPPDVLQLKEVEKPLPGEDEVLIRVHATTVNRTDCATIRAKPVFMRIVTGLFKPKKQIPGTAFAGEIEAVGNSVSSLKVGDKVFGFDDEGAGAHAQYMTIRADNAVTIPDKLSYEQAAAIPEGAHYAYNFINKVDLEKGQHVLVNGATGAIGSAAVQLLKCFDVQVTAVCSTRHIELVKSLGADRIIDYTKEDFTKDEHKYDFVFDAVGKSSFFTCRTLLKPGGAYISSDLGNMAQNIFLPLITPRIKFLIGNKKTVFPTPKNIRRTLQFVKSLIEQGQFKSVIDREFSLEQIVKAYKYVEQGHKTGNVVITVEHDGSS; from the coding sequence ATGAAAGCACTTGTGTACACAAAATATGGACCGCCGGATGTTCTCCAGCTAAAAGAGGTCGAAAAGCCTCTACCTGGAGAGGATGAAGTTCTAATCAGAGTCCATGCAACGACCGTAAATAGAACCGACTGCGCCACCATTCGCGCAAAACCAGTTTTCATGAGAATCGTGACCGGACTCTTCAAACCCAAAAAGCAAATTCCAGGCACTGCATTTGCGGGAGAAATCGAAGCGGTTGGTAACAGCGTATCGTCTCTAAAAGTAGGCGACAAAGTGTTTGGATTTGATGATGAGGGCGCAGGTGCTCACGCTCAGTACATGACCATACGAGCGGATAACGCTGTCACCATACCCGACAAGCTATCGTACGAGCAGGCAGCCGCGATTCCAGAAGGCGCACACTATGCGTACAACTTCATCAACAAGGTAGATCTTGAAAAGGGACAACACGTTCTCGTGAATGGAGCCACAGGTGCGATCGGCTCGGCTGCTGTACAACTTCTGAAGTGTTTTGACGTGCAGGTCACAGCCGTATGCTCGACCAGACATATTGAGCTTGTGAAATCACTTGGAGCCGATAGGATCATCGACTACACAAAAGAAGATTTCACCAAAGATGAACACAAGTACGACTTTGTGTTCGACGCGGTCGGTAAAAGCTCATTCTTTACGTGCAGAACTCTTCTGAAGCCAGGCGGCGCGTATATTTCTTCAGACTTGGGCAATATGGCTCAAAATATTTTTCTGCCACTAATAACACCCAGAATCAAGTTCCTAATTGGCAACAAGAAGACTGTATTTCCAACACCTAAAAATATCAGAAGAACTCTACAATTCGTCAAAAGTCTCATTGAACAAGGTCAGTTCAAGTCAGTGATCGATAGAGAATTTTCGCTAGAGCAAATCGTCAAGGCTTATAAGTATGTTGAACAAGGTCATAAAACAGGAAATGTCGTCATAACTGTGGAACATGACGGCAGTTCCTGA